A window from Megalobrama amblycephala isolate DHTTF-2021 linkage group LG21, ASM1881202v1, whole genome shotgun sequence encodes these proteins:
- the uox gene encoding uricase: MATTSSQNVEFVRTGYGKNMVKVLHIRREGTHHHITELIANVQLTLKTHKDYLTGDNSDIIPTDTIKNTVHGLAKIKGIKTIEGFGLDICEHFLTAFNHVTRVRVTIDEVPWKRLEKNGVEHTHAFIHCPEAWHFCEVEQDLNMTPVIHSGLKDMKVLKTTQSGFEGFLRDRFTTLTEAKDRFFCTSVYARWRYNTHVNVPFDAAWKTVKATIIQKFAGPYDRGEYSPSVQKTLYDTQLLVLDRIPQVEEIEIIMPNQHYFVIDMTKIGLSNKDEVYLPLDNPAGNITGTVRRKPRAKM; encoded by the exons ATGGCCACTACCTCAAGTCAg AATGTGGAGTTTGTGAGGACCGGTTATGGGAAGAATATGGTTAAAGTTCTTCACATCCGCCGTGAAGGGACTCATCACCACATTACTGAGCTGATTGCAAATGTTCAGTTAACCCTGAAGACCCACAAAGACTATCTGACAGGAGACAACTCTGATATCATCCCCACTGACACAATCAAAAACACTGTCCATGGTCTCGCCAAAATTAAAGGA ATCAAGACTATTGAGGGCTTTGGCCTGGATATCTGTGAACATTTCCTCACAGCATTCAATCATGTCACAAGAGTGAGGGTCACCATTGATGAAGTCCCCTGGAAGAGACTGGAAAAG AATGGAGTCGAACACACACATGCTTTTATCCACTGCCCTGAAGCCTGGCATTTCTGTGAGGTCGAACAAGATCTAAATA TGACTCCAGTGATTCACAGCGGTCTAAAAGATATGAAGGTACTAAAAACTACTCAGTCTGGATTTGAGGGCTTTCTGCGGGACCGTTTCACCACTCTGACAGAGGCAAAGGACAGATTCTTCTGTACTTCAGTTTATGCAAGATGGCGCTACAACACTCATGTGAACGTGCCATTTGATGCTGCATG GAAAACTGTTAAGGCCACCATCATTCAGAAGTTTGCGGGACCCTATGATCGTGGGGAATACTCTCCTTCTGTTCAGAAAACTCTGTATGATACACAACTTCTGGTACTTGACAGAATTCCACAG GTTGAGGAAATCGAGATAATTATGCCGAATCAGCATTATTTTGTCATTGACATGACAAAAATAGGACTCTCAAACAAGGATGAG GTTTATCTTCCTCTCGATAATCCAGCAGGAAACATCACAGGCACTGTGCGCAGAAAACCACGAGCCAAAATGTAA